The DNA sequence CCGGATACTGTGGGACAAGAGAATAAAGAATTTGAGCAAAACATCTGTTAATAAttcatctgtgctgctgttatttgcTCATTTATGGTCAAAAAAGTAAAGGAGTGTAATCTAGGAGTGTAGTCTACCATTTGCTTTGCTTCATCAGTTCGATGGCGTCATTGACTTGGTCCAAAGTCATGTTGTGAGTGATGAACTCGTCCAACTTCACCTTCTTATCCATGAAGGCTTTAACCATCTGTGGCACGCCATCCTTACTCTTAAATCCTGAAATAAGAACAGAGTGTCTCCTCCAGAAGCCATAAGAAAGCAGTGGCACATATGCTTTTTAACACAGATTCATCAGTCGGTGGAAAAGATTTTATTTGTCTCACCTCCAAACAGGGATCCCTTCCATGTACGTCCAGCAATGAGCTGAATGGGACGAGCAGCAATGTCTTGCATACTTGTCACGCCAACAATCACGGAAACACCCCAACCTTTGACACAAGACTCCAAAGCACTGCGCTGGATGGAGAAACAGCACAAAGTCAGTGGACTTGTAACCAGTTTGGTACTGGTCCAAAACTAGTGAAAGACAAGCTGAGACAATGTTGACTGGGTAATATGATGAATCACTTAGCTTTTAAATAACTACTGCAACGAGCAAATAAATGTTGTTTACTCTGATCATAATAAAGGTTACATTacaaacatgtccaaaattagtGATACCTTTCCACTGAATGTCATTGCCAGTAATTGGTATTCACCATTTTCCAATACATATTTACTATAAAGGACACTTTGGTTTTACTTTTCATTTACCATTGTTATGaattgatatgtttttttttcttgaacaaaAACCAGGTCACAGCTCACTCTGTTCATCAGGTAGATCAGCTGCACCTGTGTGAAGTAGAGCTCAGCTGTGAGCTGTTGGCAATCAGCCCTGCTGGGAGACTATATGAGAGGTTTTTGACTCTCATCTTAGGTGGTGAGGGTGGTTCAGAAGGTTCTGCACCATCAGTGGACTAGTTTTGGCAATACTGAGTTGGAGAATCTGAATGTGAGAATCaagttattttttgcttttctttttttcagataaCCCCTAACAAAACTAGTGACTCCCACATAAattgtgttttgggtcataaATTTTACTTGTTCTATCCTTTTGATAAGATTCAGTGTACAGTAATTGGCACAAATCTCAATATCACCTTTTAGAAAAATGAAGacccatttttattttcaaacctATTTTGAGTGCAGTTTTTGTTAGTTTCCCCATTTACAACCTTAGATATTTTTTGCTGTGTTCTGGGGGGAGGAAACGTAATACCGTCCATCAGCTATATCTGCTTATCCTTTTGAGGGTTGTGTGAGGTCAGGCCTATTGACTAGACGCTCCTTGAGCAAACTGTTCCAGTTCTCCTAACTGTGAATTTCagctccttttttaaaaaaaaaaaaaaaaaaaaaaggattaagATCAGGACTCAAAGTAGGCTTCGTCAGAGCAGAGATGTAAAGGTACCACCACTCTCAGCCACATCTGAATATTGTGCACATTATAGTCATTCTGCCTCACCATGACTCCCACATTTCCAGCGCATTCAAAGGAGTAGTCCACTCCTCCATCGGTCATCTCAATCAGCACCTCATGGATGGGTTTATCGTGATCTTTGGGGTTGATGAAGTCAGTAGCACCAAACACCTTGGCCTTCTCAAACTTCTCCGGATTGATGTCAACAGCTATAATTCTCTTTGCTcctgcagcaaaacagcccatGACTGCAGCCAAACCCACAGCTCCCAGACCGAACACAGCACATGTAGATCCTGGTTCAACCTAAAGGGAAAGTAGGACAGTTTCATTTCTCAAACACAGTGATTATTTATTCAATTTGGGCAAGAATTTTAGTGAAAATTGCTAATTTTCTAAGCTCTGAACTCATGGGGCCCTTATTTTGGAAATTTGCAGCACAAAAGTATATTACATGCACCCTGCACTTGAAAATGCAGTATGGTCAGAAGACATAGAGAGTATTATCATATAGTATTGGTAGGCATGCTAGAATTTGTGTAGTAATTATGACTTGGAATCATTATAACCAATAGCTCCTATTGCCAGTATTTTGGgacagtggtggcgcaacggttaagtttcaggactactgatcagaaggtcagaggtcaaaccCCGATGCGGCTACTGTAAatccttaacccttcctgctccaggggtgctGTACTATGTATGACCCTGTGCTCTGACCCCAATTGAGATATGCGACAACTGGAAATGTGgaactaataaaggatattaaaaaaataaattacctAACATCTGTGAGACTGAGAGGGTTTGCATGACATAAAATTTCTGCCCTAGTTGGTGAGAGTCTGTACTGATCTCCCTCTGCTTATACTCCAGAATTACAAGGCTAATTGTGATCATCTGCAGAATATGCAAATAGGATCTACTGCACATATGTGGAAGGGAGTTCTACCAGCAGACTCCTGAGGGCTGCCCTACGGAGCAAGATTCGTAGGTTAGCGAGCTACGTTGAACCTGAAGTCAGAATTTTCTGTGTCATGAAGGTGGCTGTTTTAACCTGCTACATCACCATTGTAACTGATGTGGAGCTATTCTGGTTTGAAGAAgatttctaccagcattcctatcatgcatcatttgcagtagcaCTTTTTTACTATCGTAAATTTGGATATTCCTTGTTCTCCATTATAAAAACGTGTTGACTGAAGTAGGCAGCACACAATTGTTTGTGCAGAAGAGTCACATGATGCTTTAAACGCCCCTTTTAATGTGACCGCACAGGAAGcctgagattaaaaaaaaaaaaacaaaaaactgataaGCGCTAAATCGCGATACatgttatctctgactggggtTACAGCTTTGTCGAGCCAGTTTACACAAAAAAGCAGTCTGCATATGTCAAACTCACTTCATAGTACAGCCCTCAGTAGACTCAAAGTAATGTAGTGACAACAAGAATGATCAAATCTAATCCTACAGTAGTTATTAGTAAGAAATTTTAATTGAAGATTTTTCATGAGACTGACAATTTTTGAAACATATCATATTCCACACACCTATGGATTTCTTGTAGAAATGGTTAGAAAATATAATCAAAACATTAAGTCTGATGTGCATACAAACACAGTGGTTACTGTGGTTACTTTGCAACAGTCTGACAACTGATGCATTAAATGTACTAATGAACAGAATCCTGCCACCTTCAGAAAAATAGCATCACCATTAGCACCCACTTACTAGGcatctaaaaatacaaacacacaccttaGCAGTATTAACTGCTGCTCCATATCCAGTGCAGATCCcacagctgaggagacagaCTTTGtccagaggagctgcaggatcGATCTTGGCCACAGCGATCTGGTTCATCACAGTATACTCTGAGAAGGTGCCAGTTCCCACAAACTGCAACAGGTTCTTGCCCTTACAGGTAAACCTGGAGTCTGGCTCTGCCTTGATAGGAACAGGGGGCCTGAATTAAGAAAAATTTTGacatcaaaaacatgaaacactgaaatttcattaaagatgaaatttgAGAGCTTCTATCGTCCTATTAAAGGATTCAATGAGTGAAGCTTTGGCAGAAGTTCAGTCAGGAATATCTTGTCTCCCTAACGTCTTCCATTGGGAATTCTTGACATGATACTGCAGGATGATCTAAATGTTTCATCTGAGAAGTTTGACCTGAAGAattctgttcatcttcagtcTCCACTGGTCTTTTATTTAATCAGAAACGGTCCTTCTCTGTTGCCAACCTCAATAAACATTCTTGTACTGTCTGTTAAACTCACTGAAATAGTGGGGAGCACAATGTGACTTAAAAAGACAATATGGGGCAAATACTCACGCTGAATTTTCACAGTGGTTGGATTTTGGACTCTTGCAGAAGCGACATTCTCTGCACTGGGAGAGGAACAGAGGAATCACCTTGTCTCCTGCAAGACAAAGATAATGTTGCAATGTTAGTTAGACCTCGGCAAGTATAGTTTAATTCCTTACGCTCTTTGTTGACAGTTTCACCATCTATGGAGGAGAACCCAAAATTCAGCCTTAAACTGCTTCTCAGCCTCACTTTGGCTgtatattttgaattttaacaGATCACAACAGTGTGAACATTTGATTATCTCTTGCAATCAAGCATGGGTtcttttctttgaataaaaacaacctTATTGGCCTCTTCGGACTGAGCCAGGCCACTGTTTACAATCTTAATACTATGCCCaatgaagattaagcggtgtacagacAATGGATGaatagacaaacagacagaaagaggaacagTTAAAAACTGACCTATCTGAAATTCAGTGACTCCAGGTCC is a window from the Amphiprion ocellaris isolate individual 3 ecotype Okinawa chromosome 20, ASM2253959v1, whole genome shotgun sequence genome containing:
- the LOC111562593 gene encoding alcohol dehydrogenase 1-like isoform X2; its protein translation is MATAGKVIKCKAAVAWEPNKPLVIEEIEVAPPKANEVRIKIVATALCHSDLHYLVEFTPKENFPIVLGHEAAGIVESVGPGVTEFQIGDKVIPLFLSQCRECRFCKSPKSNHCENSAPPVPIKAEPDSRFTCKGKNLLQFVGTGTFSEYTVMNQIAVAKIDPAAPLDKVCLLSCGICTGYGAAVNTAKVEPGSTCAVFGLGAVGLAAVMGCFAAGAKRIIAVDINPEKFEKAKVFGATDFINPKDHDKPIHEVLIEMTDGGVDYSFECAGNVGVMRSALESCVKGWGVSVIVGVTSMQDIAARPIQLIAGRTWKGSLFGGFKSKDGVPQMVKAFMDKKVKLDEFITHNMTLDQVNDAIELMKQSKCIRTVMRVSPQ